TCAGAAAAATATAAATCCAGCCGGCGAGCAGCGCGGGCATGATCAGCGGCACGACGACGTGGCGCACGGTTTGAAAAAAGCTCGCGCCGCTGGCCGTGGCGCCTTCCTCGAGTTCTTTGTGCAGGCTCAACAGCGCCGAGTGGCTGAAGCGAATGCCGTAGGGGAGATAGCGGGCGATGAAGGCCAGCACCAAGATCCAGATGGTGCCATAAACCGGCACCGGTAGGTACAAGTACATTTTCAAAATCGCGATGCCCATGACGATGCCGGGAAATACCAGCGGCAGCATGGCCATTTGATCCAAGATCCAGCGCCCCTTGATCGATGCGCGGACAATCAGCCAGGCGGCGAAAAAAGTGATGACGATGGCGGCGCTGGCGGCGGAGACGCTGACGATCATGCTGTTCATCACTGAGCGAATCACGCCGCTGTCGTTGAACGCGGTGATATAATTATTGAAGGTCAACAGTTCGAGGGCCTTGCGCGAGGGTGCCTGGGCGAAGGGCAGGAACGACGACCAGGCGATGGCGATGATGGGAAAGAACTGTAACAGCGGCAACACCAACATTAGTAATCCGCCGACCCAGCGCCACTTGCCCAGAGAGACCCGGTTGGGGCGGAAGTTCTTGCCGCTGATGGTGGTGAATTTATAGGTCTTGCTGGTGATGCGGTAGTAAGGAATTAACCCCATGGTGACGAGCACGATGAGAATGATCGAGTAGGCGCTGGCTTCGCCGTATTTCGGGATCAATCCGCCTTTGATCTGTAAATAAATTTTTGTCGTTAAAACTTCGACGCCGGCGGGGATTCCTATCAATGCCGGAATCTCGAAGGCTTCCAGTGAGCGAATGATCGTCAGGATCAACACGCCGAGCACGCTCGGCACCGCCAGGGGAAAAGTCACGTGGCGGAAAACTTCCCAACTGGTGCTGCCGGCAGTCGTGGCGGCTTCTTCGAGGGACGGGTCCATGG
The Deltaproteobacteria bacterium genome window above contains:
- a CDS encoding iron ABC transporter permease → MYAMMMRNPTQLLFVFTTIILAYLVLPPFFFILHTSLVTDRGLQAGTFTIQHFINIIDSLGDVKTLLSNSLIYAACSSAVALVYGTSLAWLAERSDAPFRKLAYISAYVSFAIPGIIKVVGWIMLLGPKAGMLNAPVIAYTGHPLFNIFSMGGMVLVESFLWIPIVFLLMSTPFRAMDPSLEEAATTAGSTSWEVFRHVTFPLAVPSVLGVLILTIIRSLEAFEIPALIGIPAGVEVLTTKIYLQIKGGLIPKYGEASAYSIILIVLVTMGLIPYYRITSKTYKFTTISGKNFRPNRVSLGKWRWVGGLLMLVLPLLQFFPIIAIAWSSFLPFAQAPSRKALELLTFNNYITAFNDSGVIRSVMNSMIVSVSAASAAIVITFFAAWLIVRASIKGRWILDQMAMLPLVFPGIVMGIAILKMYLYLPVPVYGTIWILVLAFIARYLPYGIRFSHSALLSLHKELEEGATASGASFFQTVRHVVVPLIMPALLAGWIYIFLITFKELSIALLLYSPGSQVVAVTIWELWDNGHVGELAAFSLIITCGTVVVGSIFLNIAQRYGLQD